In Lutra lutra chromosome 5, mLutLut1.2, whole genome shotgun sequence, a single genomic region encodes these proteins:
- the LYRM7 gene encoding complex III assembly factor LYRM7 isoform X3 — MGQATKVLQLFKTLHRTRQRVFKNDTRALEAARIKINEEFKSNKSETSPKKIEELIKMGSDVELLLRTSVIQAIHTDHNTLKLVPRRELLIENVPYCDAPTQKQ; from the exons gttttACAGCTCTTTAAAACATTACACAGGACCAGACAacgggtttttaaaaatgataccaGAGCATTAGAAG cagccagaataaagataaatgaagaaTTCAAAAGTAATAAAAGTGAAACTTCTcccaagaaaatagaagag CTAATAAAAATGGGTTCCGATGTTGAATTGTTGCTCAGAACATCTGTTATACAAGCTATTCACACAGACCACAATACACTga aattgGTCCCTAGGAGAGAGCTCCTTATAGAAAATGTGCCATATTGTGATGCACCAACTCAGAAGCAATGA
- the LYRM7 gene encoding complex III assembly factor LYRM7 isoform X2: MFFFYSSFPCCGAHSFIALQGRVLQLFKTLHRTRQRVFKNDTRALEAARIKINEEFKSNKSETSPKKIEELIKMGSDVELLLRTSVIQAIHTDHNTLKLVPRRELLIENVPYCDAPTQKQ, encoded by the exons atgtttttcttttatagttcatTCCCTTGTTGTGGAGCACACTCTTTTATAGCTTTACAAGGAAGG gttttACAGCTCTTTAAAACATTACACAGGACCAGACAacgggtttttaaaaatgataccaGAGCATTAGAAG cagccagaataaagataaatgaagaaTTCAAAAGTAATAAAAGTGAAACTTCTcccaagaaaatagaagag CTAATAAAAATGGGTTCCGATGTTGAATTGTTGCTCAGAACATCTGTTATACAAGCTATTCACACAGACCACAATACACTga aattgGTCCCTAGGAGAGAGCTCCTTATAGAAAATGTGCCATATTGTGATGCACCAACTCAGAAGCAATGA